DNA sequence from the Pedobacter sp. W3I1 genome:
AGAAAAGGCTTTGCACACCGATGCGGCCATCGTTAAAAATTTATCAGTAACTTACGGTATGGAAAACAGGGTAATCCACGAGATAAAAACGATCAATGAATACCATAAGGCCATGGGACTTCCTCGGCCGGAACATCCACTGATCAGTATTATCGATTACAAAGCAATCGTATTGCCCTGCAAAGCCAATATGGGTTTCGTGTTCGACTTTTATTCCATCCTTATCGACAGGAATCTCAAGGGCAACATGAAATACGGGCAGCAATCGGGCGATTTCGAAGAAGGTGTCATGTTTTTTATGGCACCAGGACAGGTATTTGAAATGGAGCTTGAAGAAGCGGAAACCACAAACCGCTCAGGCTCGCTATTGCTCATCCATCCGGATTTTCTATGGAAAACTACCCTGGCAAAGAAGATCAGACAATATGATTATTTTGGTTATGCTGTCAATGAGGCACTTTTCCTTGCGGATAAGGAAGAAAAATCAATTCTAGCCTTAATGGAAAACATCATACTTGAATACCGGAATAACATCGACAATTTCAGTGATCCAGTGATCATTGCACAGCTGGAATTACTTTTGACCTATGCGGACAGGTTTTACCATCGGCAGTTCATTACCCGGAAAAAATCCAGTCATACCATTCTTGATCGCTTGGAAGGCCTGCTGGATAAGTATTTCAAGGGTGAAGTGCTATCCAGAGAAGGAACACCAACCGTTTTGTATGTCGCCTCATCGCTGAATGTCTCTGCAGGCTACCTGAGTAGCTTGCTAAAGGTGCTGACCGGAAAGAGTACACAGCACTACCTCCAGGACAGATTGATAGAACATGCGAAGGCGCAACTATCCACGACGGATCAGTCTGTGAGTGAGATTGCCTACGGCTTGGGTTTTGAACACCCGCAGTCATTCAGCAGGCTGTTCAAAACAAAAACCAGTCTATCACCTTTGGAATTCAGGGCAAAGTTCAATTGAAACCTGGAATACCAGAGGATCAATGTTTTTATTGTGAACGGGAAAAATTTACTTTCCCAGGGCCTACAAAAATTCTTGCAGAGGCAGCGATGGAGTTGCATATAAAATCGAGTTCAAGTCTGCTTATAGGGAAAAAGAGAAACTGATTGCATATGACTGGCAGGGAACCGAATAAGAGGAAATATGTAATCTTGCCTTCGAAAGGCCGCCATTTCTACGATAAAGAAAGCTGAACTGTAAGCGCTTGATTTCTTATTCTTGTAGATTCTTTATCAACTACTTTATCTATGAGATAATATTATCTGAGTAATCGAAGCATGAAAATTATTTGACTTTCCAAGAACCCGAATAAAATATTGCTAGGGAACTAGCCTGGTACCTCCGGATTTGCTAAACTGCTTTGGCTTCATACCTGTATGTTCTTCAAAGACTTTAGAAAAATGGCTGAGGTTTGTAAAACCAAGATCGTGACCAACGCTAGTAACAGATATTTTCTCTTCCGTCAGCAGGCGGCTTGCTTCTTTCATCCGAAAATATTGGTAATATTTGAATATGCTATTGCCGAAAACCTGTTTAAATATACGTTTCAATTTGGTAGGGCTCATTCCTGCGATGAAGGAAAGCTCCTTAATCACTGGTGGTATTTGCAGACGGCCAATAATTAATTCTCTTACTTTGTAGATCGTTTCAATATCTTGCCTATTTAAAGCATAAACAGTCTTTTCGTCCCTTTTCTCCAGCTCAACCAACAGCCTGCAGACCAATTCTTCTG
Encoded proteins:
- a CDS encoding AraC family transcriptional regulator produces the protein MENRVIHEIKTINEYHKAMGLPRPEHPLISIIDYKAIVLPCKANMGFVFDFYSILIDRNLKGNMKYGQQSGDFEEGVMFFMAPGQVFEMELEEAETTNRSGSLLLIHPDFLWKTTLAKKIRQYDYFGYAVNEALFLADKEEKSILALMENIILEYRNNIDNFSDPVIIAQLELLLTYADRFYHRQFITRKKSSHTILDRLEGLLDKYFKGEVLSREGTPTVLYVASSLNVSAGYLSSLLKVLTGKSTQHYLQDRLIEHAKAQLSTTDQSVSEIAYGLGFEHPQSFSRLFKTKTSLSPLEFRAKFN